From a region of the Hippopotamus amphibius kiboko isolate mHipAmp2 chromosome 3, mHipAmp2.hap2, whole genome shotgun sequence genome:
- the UCHL1 gene encoding ubiquitin carboxyl-terminal hydrolase isozyme L1 isoform X2 — MQLKPMEINPEMLNKVLARLGVASQWRFEDVLGLEEESLGSVPAPACALLLLFPLTAQHENFRKKQIEELKGQEVSPKVYFMKQTIGNSCGTIGLIHAVANNQDKLEFEDGSVLKQFLSETEKLSPEDRAKCFEKNEAIQAAHDAVAQEGQCRVDDKVNFHFILFNNVDGHLYELDGRMPFPVNHGTSSEDSLLQDAAKVCREFIEREQGEVRFSAVALCKAA; from the exons ATGCAGCTCAAACCGATGGAGATTAACCCGGAG ATGCTGAACAAA GTGCTGGCCCGGCTGGGGGTCGCCAGCCAGTGGCGCTTCGAGGACGTGCTGGGACTGGAGGAGGAGTCTCTGGGCTCGGTGCCAGCGCCTGCCTGCGCGCTGCTGCTGCTCTTCCCTCTCACGGCCCAG CATGAGAACTTCAGGAAAAAGCAGATTGAAGAGCTGAAGGGACAAGAAGTCAGTCCTAAGGTGTACTTCATGAAGCAGACCATTGGCAACTCCTGTGGAACCATTGGACTCATTCATGCAGTGGCCAATAATCAGGACAAACTGGAGTTCG aggatggGTCAGTTCTGAAACAGTTTCTTTCTGAAACAGAGAAGTTGTCCCCTGAAGACAGGGcaaaatgctttgaaaagaatGAG GCCATCCAAGCAGCCCATGATGCCGTGGCACAGGAAGGCCAATGTCGG GTAGATGACAAagtgaattttcattttattctgtttaacAACGTGGATGGCCACCTCTATGAACTTG ATGGACGGATGCCTTTTCCGGTGAACCATGGCACTAGTTCCGAGGACTCACTGCTGCAG GACGCCGCCAAGGTCTGCAGAGAATTCATTGAGCGTGAGCAAGGGGAGGTCCGCTTCTCTGCCGTGGCCCTCTGCAAGGCAGCCTAA
- the UCHL1 gene encoding ubiquitin carboxyl-terminal hydrolase isozyme L1 isoform X1 — protein MEEVAPRYEPGAELPRAWRGAARTRAPERRGSHVWAALCAVSLRQAGLGGGAGLLPGLGRGARMPSPPRLPRLPAGASRSRVSAPGRPVSSPQVLARLGVASQWRFEDVLGLEEESLGSVPAPACALLLLFPLTAQHENFRKKQIEELKGQEVSPKVYFMKQTIGNSCGTIGLIHAVANNQDKLEFEDGSVLKQFLSETEKLSPEDRAKCFEKNEAIQAAHDAVAQEGQCRVDDKVNFHFILFNNVDGHLYELDGRMPFPVNHGTSSEDSLLQDAAKVCREFIEREQGEVRFSAVALCKAA, from the exons ATGGAGGAGGTTGCGCCCAGATACGAGCCCGGCGCCGAGCTCCCGAGGGCGTGGCGCGGGGCCGCGCGGACTCGGGCGCCCGAGCGTCGCGGGAGCCACGTGTGGGCAGCGCTTTGTGCTGTGTCACTgcgccaggctgggctggggggcggggcggggctcctCCCAGGCCTGGGTAGGGGCGCGAGGATGCCGAGcccgccccgcctcccccgcCTCCCGGCAGGTGCCAGCCGCTCGCGGGTCTCCGCGCCTGGCCGCCCTGTTTCTTCTCCGCAGGTGCTGGCCCGGCTGGGGGTCGCCAGCCAGTGGCGCTTCGAGGACGTGCTGGGACTGGAGGAGGAGTCTCTGGGCTCGGTGCCAGCGCCTGCCTGCGCGCTGCTGCTGCTCTTCCCTCTCACGGCCCAG CATGAGAACTTCAGGAAAAAGCAGATTGAAGAGCTGAAGGGACAAGAAGTCAGTCCTAAGGTGTACTTCATGAAGCAGACCATTGGCAACTCCTGTGGAACCATTGGACTCATTCATGCAGTGGCCAATAATCAGGACAAACTGGAGTTCG aggatggGTCAGTTCTGAAACAGTTTCTTTCTGAAACAGAGAAGTTGTCCCCTGAAGACAGGGcaaaatgctttgaaaagaatGAG GCCATCCAAGCAGCCCATGATGCCGTGGCACAGGAAGGCCAATGTCGG GTAGATGACAAagtgaattttcattttattctgtttaacAACGTGGATGGCCACCTCTATGAACTTG ATGGACGGATGCCTTTTCCGGTGAACCATGGCACTAGTTCCGAGGACTCACTGCTGCAG GACGCCGCCAAGGTCTGCAGAGAATTCATTGAGCGTGAGCAAGGGGAGGTCCGCTTCTCTGCCGTGGCCCTCTGCAAGGCAGCCTAA